The genomic DNA CATTGTTTTGATTGAACGTAAGCAACTGTAATATGCAACAAGTGCATTCTTTAACACCCatttattgaagaaattcaTCTACATTCCAACTAAATCAAGTGAATCCCACGTCATCTTCATCCAATAAAAAGATTGAGTTGCTAGTATTTCTAACATGAAACTCATTTAAAAAAGCAATATCATGAAGTGTATATAACTCAAAATTCGTCATtaatataaaagagaaaaaggaataCTAATGAGAGGGGAGACAATCTTGAATGATACAGCAAAATATGTTTAACAAGAAGCTAAAACAGACTAAGACCAACATTACCTCTTGTATTTTGTTTTCTGATCGGGCAAGCAACTTGTACTGATTCTCAAATATGGATGCCATATAAACCTGGAACAAAATTTGGTTTGCATGCACATAAATCAAGAACTTGAGTTTGCTAACAAATATTAAACTGTTTCAAGAACCAAACATTAAATAGCTTTCCCATACGTTATTTATGAACATGGAAGgtttcaaaaaaactaaaaagagttAGTCTACGCATtagccaattttttttagaattaaaataatttatacgtGTTTTTCAATAGTCTGGTAGTGACAGCTCAAAACAAGAACAATTAATTAAATCTTCAAAGGGAAAATGGAAAAAGAATAATTTGACAGAAATGGTTTTCTAGTTGAATAGTAGAACAGGATTTATATATTTCCAACTAAAGCTTATAAGAGAACCATATTATATCTGACAGTTGattaattttaacatttcataaaCCATATGTGGAATCCATGATTCACAATGCCAGCTCAATCAACAGAATAAAAAATGAACTAATATTCTTtcaagtaaaataataaaatgcaaatcCAAATATGATTCATTATATTATGCAGAGGTTTGAATATGTGTCCATACCTGAAATGTGGGAGCTAAACCAGGGCTCCTGAAAAAACGGCCTTTTGAAACTGACTGGATGCCCTCAATTTTTTGCAATTCTTTTATAAGAGATTCGACTTCAGACCACTGTCCAAAAACGAGCATAACATGATTAATCATTCGAAGCCACAAATCAACGAGATAgtaaaataaatgttgcatATTTATCTTTGGTTCATTGTAGGGcaagaataattatttatcTACTACATCACAAACTGCGTCTGAACGAAATGATTGATTGAAAATACTATGCACGGAATGCAGGCATAACCAAAGGGCCAAAAGTCAGAACTTGAatagcttgttaaaaaaaaaacaaaagaacttGAATAGCGGAACCAAAATGCGGAAAACATTCATTATTTCAAAACTATATTTTGATACTGTACAGCAAATTATGTACCTTCACAGACACTGAACcggtttaaaaaataaataaaaaacttgatttATCAAATGCTGGAAAATCCGCCTTTATTGCGGTCCGCCCCTAGTCGCCTAAATTGGGGCCTTAGGTTtgccttcattgcagcctccaacaccttcattgtgttggctttgaggggggTGGACttagtcccacatcagatagatgggactcttgagaagagttataaagaggagacactcctcatcttacaagctggttttgtaaagataagttaggccccaaatttcaacatccAACAACACATCGGAACCACTACTTTACTTACTTTTACCCTCCGAGTTTTTTACAAAATGTGGTCACAAACTACAAAATGTGTACACTTAGGTATCCCTGTCCCCAAACCCAATGGAGTTCTGGTATCCCTGTACCAATACCAATTCCCAACAGAGGTGAAAATAGAACCCCAGCCCCATACACGaccgggttcgggtatccccgcccCACCCCCACATGAATTTTGACagcattttgtaaaaaaattaggaaaGCGCAAACTTACGCCGTTCCAACAATCTGATTTttgtaaaccaaaaaaaaagagagagagagaaaacgaCTTAGTTAGgacacatctttaaaataaaaataaatatatgaatgtAATTTAAGGGTTTGTTTCAGGGTTTCTAATTTAATAGAggtaaaaatgtaattttgatacAAGCCGGGGCGGGTTTGGGGTGAGCATTAGTGTCCACATTACCGCCCCCGTCTTTTTAAATCGGGGAAAACTCAAACCCTGTCAATTCAAGTTTTCCCCGTCAAAGTTGGGGTGGATACCCATGGGTACGGGTTCTGTTGCCATGCCTACCACCAAGGTGGGTCTTACCATAATCCAAACTCACTTAACCAAAGGCAATGGAGTATAAGTCGCCTTGCCCCATTTTCACACTTCACATAATCAAACCCACTTTATTATCACCAAACTTCATGGGAGTGCACTTGACCATTTAAGCCACACCTATTAGTTGTATTTTGAACTTTATTCAATTCTTAGTTATTCCCACACAAAGACCCGTAGATTTATCACTACCATCAGCAGAAATGACCAAATTCAATCTAGCAGCTTGTTATTGACTGATAGGcccattattattaataatagatCTATTATTAATTCGACGAGCAAACGTACACGTGGGGTAGAAAAGGGAATAATAGAATGGACACTAGATAGAGAGGAGGGTAACTATAAACGGTATCTGTGAATTAGCAATGTGTATTGACGAATTGGCTGGGAAGCTAGGTTGGCTCTCTTAGAGTTCAGATTATTATTCTTTAGTTTTATTTCCATGTCAGGAGACATCCTCTGGTTGTAAGGCTGTTTTCCTTTTAACTCAATAGTCAATATACATATTTCTCTATCTATCCGTTTGGGtatcattcaataattttttttattttgcagggGTCTGCTCCATCCTTCCAAATAAAACacgtatataattttttttttttttttgtaatatagACAACACAATTATTTAATCAATTCAATAGGTCTATGATAACACGTAAAATGCACTATTATTTTAGCTCGacttacacatttttttatctCGATTTTATAGATTTTTGCAATGTTATGCTGGTATTGTGTGTCTATTTCAGGCATTTGTCGGTTaaagttctttttttgaatttaaatttacttCTATTTTCATGTAAAGATTACCTCTACATCTGTTTGAGCTGCTTCCAATCTCCCATCAAAGGGTTCATGGTCTCCAACTACAGACTCTAAGGAGTTCATCAATGGATCAGGCTGCAATAGGAAGGCAATGATTCATTGAATTAAGAGTCAAATACTGCATAGTTTACATAGATTCTGCCAAAATAACTATATAGATAATTACCGTGACCTCctttaatgataaaaatatgcgGCCAAGAGCAGAGTTTATCTGGTGAACTTTTGCCTCTACAGCCTGTACCAAACAGTAGAAAGATAAACACAAAAGAagtaatatataaaaacatcaGATTTCATGGGTACTCAATTGATTCCATCCATATTGAAAGCGCCAAGCCAGTAATAGATTGCAAAATAATGGAAGCAAACCAAATATATTCTCCTGCACTTCATTAAAGTCCAATTTGTTTGTCCTTTTTTCTaagcaaaaatattttttaaatgtgttgAAGAGAATTATAACTAGGTAAATTGCTAGAACTAGAAGATATGAAAATGTCTTATAATATCTCAGTATTATTTTAAAGTATCTTAAAGTGTACCGTATCTCAGTCCAATCGATACAAATTTCTAGTGTGTATCTATTTTGGACATGAACCTCATGTTAAATCCCGGTTCACAATAAAGAATCTTGATTCATTCCATTGAGTTGCTACTTAAACTTAGTGTAGTCAGCCACTTCTTTTTGTCAACTTTGTATAATCATCCACCTTTcttttgtcatttgatttatgaCTTGAATCTTTAATTATGATGAGGTTTGAATATGATATACTCCCTCTTgtccaaaatataagcaaaaatttacatGTATTTGATCTAAATTGGACCAAATACATGTAGCTTTTTACTTATATTTGCGATCAAACGGAGTATCAGCTTACAGTTAAGCTATGTCACTTGTTTTCTCTtaacaatatcaaatttttattagtAATGTATCTTACAAATCATAATAAGACTGGACTCACGATTCGGAAAACAATTCTTATGTTTCATGATTAATGAAACAGTTCTTATGATTCACGATATGAATCTCAATTTGATAACCATTATCTTATGCGTTTTTTAAAAATACGTGTTTACGAAAAAACTATGTAAGTTCGTTAAAAGCAAAAACGTGTGAAGAAAAAACAGTTTCAATTCTTTTCTCATTAGCAAAAAAGTAAACATATTAACTTctccaaaataaatataaaatatcttaaaataattgtattgtggaataacattttttgaagtttaaacAAGCAAACTTTAATTTGTCACCCCGTCAAGAAGTAATACCTGATCAATCTTAAAATAATTAGATGGGTCCAACGTGGAATCCCACGATATTtctgattgatgaattagtgcAGAAACTCCTTCAACCTACATTAACAACAGGTcaatatttagaattttctaCCACCTCTCTGAACTTGATTCCATGAACGAATATCCAGGCACTAGCTAAATACAGAGACTGTGGCACAAAAATAGGCTAACCAAGGAACTTCTACTGGCTTAAATGATGCAAAgctaaacatgtttgtaaaaGTGAACTCAATTTACTGAAATCAAATGTTTTATATACCTCAACAAAAATTCCAAAGTAAGTTATCTTTTGGATGCGGCATTTCACAATATCACCAACTTGAAGTCTAGCCTGCCATAAGAAGCACAACGAATCTGAATACCACTTTGTTGCATTCAATCTAAAACACCTGCCCTGGGCTAATTCAAGAATAGTTATGTCACTAAAGCATTTACCATGAGATTTCTCTTCTTTTCAGTTAGTTCTTCGTTCTCTTTTGCTTTTAGTGAAAATATGAGCCTTTTCAATTTCCTGTCTGATAGTAACACGTATGCTTTGATTTGCTGCAAAACAAAGTATTGGCATCTCAATATTAAGAATGATAATATTAAAGTTTCACCTTTTGCAgcaaaaatagataaatttatTTGGGTTTTGTACTTGTGTTCTGAATACCAAACCTGTCCAATAAATGATGATAAGAACTTGATTTTCTCTTGGTCATAAATCTTTAACAGATCTTCCAATTTCATATCTGGTGAAATTTTATCTTCAAGTTTACCATCATTCTCCATATGTGAAGGTGAATCAGCAGAAAAATTACTATTTTCAGCATCATAATTTGTCACAGTGACCAAGTTTTGCTTGTACATTGATGGATCCAAGCCCTTCTGTCTTACCCATGACTCAAAAGCTAAAAATTTCCACTTAGACAGAAGATTTCGGTATGGCAGAAATCCTACCAAGGTACCAAAAGAAACCTGTAAATGGTCAATCCAGTTCAGAAGATAAATAAGACAGACTAATTTTTATCTATAAATGAAAGTCCCTTTTACTGATTTTTAAGTACTTACAACGAAACCCTTGACATTGCAGCTTACTACGTCCACATCAACTCTATCTCCAGTCTTAATCAAATCTTCTGCCTTGGTCCAATCAGTATCTTCGCCTTCCTACaatatcaaaaaacaaaaaggtaaATAAACATGGAATTTAGGAAAATAGATGCATTGCTAATGTCTCATATAGATATGTAAGTAACTAGGGTAATCCACAAAATCTGACCAGAATATCTAACACATCAACAAGATTTCCTGATTCATCACTGTTTCGACGACTTTCAGGATCAAGGGAAGCAGTCTCTTCTCCAACTGATTTTGAGGTTTGTTTCTCATATGGATCTAATCTATAACAAAATTACATTTAGGTAATGAAACATATTTGCAACCATAATCTGAAATATACAACTGTGAAATTATTATCATATACCTTTTTGGCTTTCCTTGTATTGCAGCTTCTACGGACAACTCCGTCTTAGAACCAACTGAATTTAAATCAGATGGTTGATTTAAATCAAATTGTTCCTGATGGACCTCTGATTGTCTCTGCTTCTGTTGCTCTGATCCCTAATTAATCAAAGcatgaaataatttaaaaactatGCTTCCGTTATCAAATTCCATAATTGCAACAAAGATTGGCACCTACATCAATTGGGACCACGACTCTCACATCTCCAAACTTCTCTTCTTCTACTTTGTCGCCTGCTCTTTGTGGCTGTTGCAACAAGGTTAAATTTGTGACTTCATCACTTGGCTCTCCAAActgctcttcttcttcttcttcttctttggcaCTTTGTCTCTGTGGCTGTCCCAACAATGTCAAGTTTGCGACTTCCTCACTTGGCTCTTCAAACTGCTCTTCTTCTTTGTCACTTGCACTTTGTGGCTTTTCCAACAAGGTCGAATTTGAGACTTCATCACTTGGCTCTCCAAACTGCTCTTCTTCTTTGCTACTTGCTCTTTGTGGCTGTTCCAACAAGGTCAATTTTGCGACTTCATCACTTGGCTCAGCAAACTTCTCTAGTTCTTTATTAGAACTTGGTCTGTGTGGCTGTTCCAACAAGGTCAACTTCTCGACTTCATCACTCGGCTCTGCAAACTTCTCAAGTTCTTTATTGCAACTTGGCCGGTGTGGCTGTTCTAACAAGGTCAATTTACTAACTTCATCACTTGGCTTTGCAGACTTCTCTACTTCTTTATTGCAGCCTGGTCTGTGTGGTTGTTCCAACAAGGTCAAGTTACTAACTTCATAACTT from Medicago truncatula cultivar Jemalong A17 chromosome 8, MtrunA17r5.0-ANR, whole genome shotgun sequence includes the following:
- the LOC25502035 gene encoding uncharacterized protein, with the translated sequence MGSLPLTSKSSFFITTTQFPFFSSSSNTRRRTTTTTTTVFLNQRKNYKVFASSSRDEDKNTPQLDNYDLMELKFGRLLGEDPKLTLAKVLGRKANPDASYLDIEKSFYKRKKGKVVDIEELPFEVERPWAKPKPNSDDSDNNVEMEIKKPNQALRKPVNVTKSNVPIVILRKPSLYNEDKDGDEDVDMSSRLRMKPNFSLKMQSGQVKEKFSDMTLLRKPGSLIGKNVESELKTRKEEPSYEVSNLTLLEQPHRPGCNKEVEKSAKPSDEVSKLTLLEQPHRPSCNKELEKFAEPSDEVEKLTLLEQPHRPSSNKELEKFAEPSDEVAKLTLLEQPQRASSKEEEQFGEPSDEVSNSTLLEKPQSASDKEEEQFEEPSEEVANLTLLGQPQRQSAKEEEEEEEQFGEPSDEVTNLTLLQQPQRAGDKVEEEKFGDVRVVVPIDGSEQQKQRQSEVHQEQFDLNQPSDLNSVGSKTELSVEAAIQGKPKRLDPYEKQTSKSVGEETASLDPESRRNSDESGNLVDVLDILEGEDTDWTKAEDLIKTGDRVDVDVVSCNVKGFVVSFGTLVGFLPYRNLLSKWKFLAFESWVRQKGLDPSMYKQNLVTVTNYDAENSNFSADSPSHMENDGKLEDKISPDMKLEDLLKIYDQEKIKFLSSFIGQQIKAYVLLSDRKLKRLIFSLKAKENEELTEKKRNLMARLQVGDIVKCRIQKITYFGIFVEVEGVSALIHQSEISWDSTLDPSNYFKIDQAVEAKVHQINSALGRIFLSLKEVTPDPLMNSLESVVGDHEPFDGRLEAAQTDVEWSEVESLIKELQKIEGIQSVSKGRFFRSPGLAPTFQVYMASIFENQYKLLARSENKIQEVMVQTSLDKEMMKSIIMTCANRVE